A single Saccopteryx bilineata isolate mSacBil1 chromosome 7, mSacBil1_pri_phased_curated, whole genome shotgun sequence DNA region contains:
- the MESP1 gene encoding mesoderm posterior protein 1, whose translation MAQSLCPPLSEPWMLPSGWGEAQPPPPSNRGCGCSPASSPDSWGSAPAGNPVLSSRRPGAPAAPGGPRVGRRGAGSSRLGSGQRQSASEREKLRMRTLARALHELRRFLPPSVAPAGQNLTKIETLRLAIRYIGHLSAVLGLSEESLRRPHQRRTDATLSRGSLLCPDGGPAQAQTRARGLGLSSVVPATGFWGSLHSYPEGAAVPPPALCDEAACPEGLATGSDASSPLFPGHVLPQLETWMSLSSPEWPPA comes from the exons ATGGCCCAGTCCCTGTGCCCGCCGCTCTCCGAACCCTGGATGCTACCCTCGGGCTGGGGCGAAGCGCAGCCGCCTCCGCCCTCCAACAGGGGCTGCGGCTGCTCCCCCGCCTCGTCCCCGGACTCCTGGGGCAGCGCCCCGGCCGGCAACCCCGTGCTGAGCTCCAGGAGGCCTGGCGCCCCTGCGGCCCCTGGCGGCCCGCGCGTCGGGAGACGCGGCGCCGGGAGCAGCCGTCTGGGAAGCGGGCAGCGGCAGAGCGCCAGCGAGCGCGAGAAACTGCGCATGCGCACGCTCGCCCGCGCCCTGCACGAGCTGCGCCGCTTTCTGCCGCCGTCCGTGGCGCCCGCCGGCCAGAACCTGACCAAGATCGAGACGCTGCGCCTGGCCATCCGCTACATTGGCCACCTGTCAGCCGTACTGGGCCTCAGCGAGGAGAGCCTGAGGCGCCCGCACCAGCGACGCACCGACGCGACGCTCTCTCGAGGCAGCCTGCTCTGCCCAGACGGCGGCCCCGCGCAGGCGCAGACTCGGGCGCGTGGTTTGGGCCTGTCCTCCGTGGTCCCCGCCACGGGGTTCTGGGGGTCCTTGCACTCCTATCCCGAAGGTGCAGCGGTGCCCCCTCCAGCCCTCTGTGATGAGGCAGCGTGCCCGGAAGGGCTGGCGACAGGGTCGGACGCCTCCTCTCCG ctTTTTCCCGGCCACGTGCTGCCCCAGCTGGAGACCTGGATGTCCCTCTCCTCCCCGGAGTGGCCACCTGCCTAA